The Burkholderia pyrrocinia genome includes a region encoding these proteins:
- a CDS encoding MFS transporter: MSTFDNVVAGRATMEAAASTPGAIIARLERLPANAMQIRARVLIGTATFFDGFDVITIAATLPLLIHKWGLSPTQIGMLIASGAIGQLIGAFLFPALAEKHGRVKAIAWSSAVIGITSIACGFAPTFEIFVLLRILQGLGLGGELPVAATYINEITRAHGRGRFVLLYEIVFPIGLLVSMGLGAWLVPRFGWEIMYFVGGLPLILSLVLTRLVPESPRWLASRGQLAEAGRAVGVFEASVRGELPPVTQTAAFDEMVRQHPKRKMSDLFSAAYRKRTLAVATLWATCGFIQYGLSTWLPTIYKNFYHAPLQLALNLAVIGSVAGVLGSLASALLVDKLGRKPVIVWSFVLCALSLALAGIYHASSVYVVALFCSLSLGLMASGFITAYVYTPEQYPTSIRASGCGLGSAWLKIASFVAPMVVPHAIIGGNLAPAFYLIGVVPLIAAVTVHFVGIETKGKVLEALEA; the protein is encoded by the coding sequence ATGAGCACTTTCGACAACGTCGTGGCCGGTCGCGCCACGATGGAAGCTGCCGCCTCCACGCCCGGCGCGATCATCGCACGGCTCGAGCGGCTTCCGGCCAACGCGATGCAGATCCGCGCGCGCGTGCTGATCGGCACCGCGACGTTCTTCGACGGCTTCGACGTGATCACGATCGCGGCGACGCTGCCGCTGCTGATTCACAAATGGGGGCTGTCGCCAACGCAGATCGGCATGCTGATCGCGTCCGGCGCGATCGGCCAGCTGATCGGCGCGTTCCTGTTTCCCGCACTGGCCGAGAAGCATGGCCGCGTGAAGGCGATCGCGTGGAGCTCGGCCGTGATCGGCATCACGAGCATCGCATGCGGCTTCGCGCCGACCTTCGAGATCTTCGTGCTGCTGCGGATCCTGCAGGGGCTGGGGCTCGGCGGCGAGCTGCCGGTCGCGGCGACGTACATCAACGAGATCACGCGCGCGCATGGCCGCGGCCGTTTCGTGCTGCTGTACGAGATCGTGTTCCCGATCGGCCTGCTCGTGTCGATGGGGCTCGGCGCGTGGCTCGTGCCGCGGTTCGGCTGGGAGATCATGTACTTCGTCGGCGGGCTGCCGCTGATCCTGTCGCTCGTGCTCACGCGTCTCGTGCCGGAATCGCCGCGCTGGCTCGCGTCGCGCGGGCAGCTCGCGGAAGCCGGGCGTGCGGTCGGCGTGTTCGAAGCGTCGGTGCGCGGCGAACTGCCGCCCGTCACGCAGACGGCCGCGTTCGACGAGATGGTGCGTCAGCATCCGAAGCGCAAGATGAGCGACCTGTTCAGCGCCGCATATCGCAAGCGCACGCTCGCGGTGGCGACGTTGTGGGCGACCTGCGGGTTCATCCAGTACGGGCTGTCGACGTGGCTGCCGACGATCTACAAGAACTTCTATCATGCGCCGCTGCAACTCGCGCTCAACCTCGCGGTGATCGGTTCGGTGGCGGGTGTGCTCGGTTCACTGGCGTCGGCGCTGCTCGTCGACAAGCTCGGCCGCAAGCCGGTGATCGTGTGGTCGTTCGTGCTGTGCGCGCTGTCGCTGGCGCTCGCGGGTATCTACCACGCATCGTCGGTGTATGTCGTCGCGCTCTTCTGTTCGCTGTCGCTCGGGTTGATGGCGTCGGGGTTCATTACCGCGTACGTCTATACGCCGGAGCAATATCCGACCAGCATCCGCGCGTCGGGCTGCGGGCTCGGCAGCGCGTGGCTGAAGATCGCGTCGTTCGTCGCGCCGATGGTGGTGCCGCACGCGATCATCGGCGGGAACCTCGCGCCGGCGTTCTACCTGATCGGCGTCGTGCCGCTGATCGCGGCGGTGACCGTGCACTTCGTCGGGATCGAGACGAAGGGGAAGGTGCTCGAAGCGCTTGAAGCGTAA
- a CDS encoding NAD(P)/FAD-dependent oxidoreductase, producing MTDANTQAQPAPATVVVIGGGQAAGWVLKTLRAEGYAGRLVMIADEPHLPYERPPLSKAVLAGDADIETVRVVRPDEFDALNVEAWQPERAASIDRARRVVTTASGREIEYDRLVIATGGTSRRLPDAIVKTANLHYLRTLDEAAALGEKLRASRRVLVIGGGWIGLEVAATARKLGVEAVVVEGAPRLCGRSVPQIVSDFLLDLHSANGVDVRLGAALASLDAQPDDASQVRATLADGTTIDADFAVAGIGLALNASLASDAGLAVDDGIVVDEFGATSDPAIFACGDVANHHNGWLKRRVRLESWANAQNQAIAAAKAVLGVRAPYAEIPWFWSDQYDVNLQILGDLPADAQLVVRGDLAARRATLFFLGDGHVRGVIAVNNARELKLARKWMNQGRAVDTEALADTTKALA from the coding sequence ATGACCGATGCGAACACGCAGGCGCAGCCCGCGCCGGCCACGGTCGTCGTGATCGGCGGCGGGCAGGCGGCCGGCTGGGTGTTGAAGACGCTGCGCGCGGAAGGCTACGCGGGCCGCCTCGTGATGATTGCCGACGAGCCGCACTTGCCGTACGAGCGTCCGCCGCTGTCGAAGGCCGTGCTGGCCGGCGACGCCGATATCGAAACCGTGCGCGTCGTGCGTCCCGACGAATTCGACGCGTTGAACGTCGAAGCATGGCAGCCGGAACGCGCGGCGTCGATCGACCGCGCGCGCCGCGTGGTGACAACCGCCAGCGGCCGCGAGATCGAATACGACCGGCTCGTGATCGCGACCGGCGGCACGTCGCGCCGCCTGCCGGACGCGATCGTGAAGACGGCGAATTTGCACTACCTGCGCACGCTCGACGAAGCGGCCGCGCTCGGCGAGAAGCTGCGCGCCAGCCGGCGCGTGCTCGTGATCGGCGGCGGCTGGATCGGCCTCGAAGTCGCGGCGACCGCGCGCAAGCTGGGTGTCGAAGCGGTCGTAGTCGAAGGTGCGCCGCGCTTGTGTGGCCGCTCGGTGCCGCAGATCGTGTCGGATTTCCTGCTCGACCTGCATAGCGCGAACGGCGTCGACGTGCGCCTTGGCGCAGCGCTCGCGTCGCTCGACGCGCAGCCGGACGACGCGTCGCAAGTGCGCGCGACGCTCGCCGACGGCACGACGATCGACGCCGATTTCGCGGTGGCCGGCATCGGCCTCGCGCTGAACGCGTCGCTCGCGAGCGACGCGGGGCTGGCCGTCGACGACGGCATCGTCGTCGACGAATTCGGCGCGACGAGCGACCCGGCGATCTTCGCGTGCGGCGACGTCGCGAATCATCACAACGGCTGGCTGAAGCGGCGCGTGCGGCTCGAATCGTGGGCGAACGCGCAGAACCAGGCGATCGCGGCCGCGAAAGCCGTGCTCGGCGTGCGCGCGCCGTACGCCGAGATCCCGTGGTTCTGGTCCGATCAGTACGACGTGAACCTGCAGATCCTCGGTGATCTGCCGGCCGATGCGCAGCTCGTCGTGCGCGGCGATCTCGCCGCGCGCCGCGCGACGCTGTTTTTCCTTGGCGACGGGCATGTGAGAGGTGTCATCGCCGTAAACAACGCGCGTGAGCTGAAGCTCGCGCGCAAATGGATGAACCAGGGCCGGGCAGTGGATACGGAAGCCCTGGCAGACACAACCAAAGCGCTTGCCTGA
- a CDS encoding 2Fe-2S iron-sulfur cluster-binding protein produces the protein MTFRIEITTRDGERFGFGCDAGQDLLAAAAEAGITLPSQCRRGSCGACQATVVEGAYEMQADSVGVLPAGQRGAVLMCRTTPRGDLRVAAPYDRAKVLLHPVPVRTARIAMLEPIAADTIRVELQVEPDDAFGSAVEFEPGQFAELEVPGSGLRRPYSLANTSNWDGRLEFLIRLRPGGWFSTYLRERARPGDALTVRVPMGGFGLFADSLRPRWFVAGGTGLAPILSMLRCLAEFQEMADARLFFGVNEESELFMLDELARLQADLPPLRVDLCVWRPGGAWAGFSGTPVDALRAALAQADAAPDIYVCGPPPLVQGVREVAVAAGVPDAQFASERFTV, from the coding sequence ATGACTTTTCGGATCGAGATCACGACGCGCGATGGCGAACGGTTCGGTTTCGGTTGCGACGCCGGGCAGGATTTGCTCGCGGCGGCGGCCGAAGCCGGCATCACGCTGCCGTCGCAATGCCGGCGTGGCAGCTGCGGGGCGTGTCAGGCGACCGTCGTCGAGGGGGCATACGAGATGCAGGCCGACAGCGTCGGCGTGCTGCCGGCCGGTCAGCGCGGCGCGGTCCTGATGTGCCGGACCACGCCGCGCGGCGATCTGCGGGTCGCCGCGCCGTACGACCGGGCCAAGGTGCTGCTGCATCCGGTGCCCGTGCGCACCGCGCGGATCGCGATGCTCGAACCGATCGCAGCCGACACGATACGCGTCGAGTTGCAGGTCGAGCCCGACGACGCATTCGGCTCGGCAGTGGAGTTCGAGCCGGGCCAGTTCGCGGAACTCGAGGTGCCGGGCAGCGGCCTGCGCCGCCCGTATTCGCTCGCGAATACGAGCAACTGGGACGGCCGCCTCGAGTTCCTGATCCGGCTGCGGCCGGGCGGCTGGTTCTCGACCTACCTGCGCGAGCGTGCGCGGCCGGGCGATGCGCTGACCGTGCGTGTTCCGATGGGCGGTTTCGGGCTGTTCGCGGACAGCCTGCGGCCGCGCTGGTTCGTCGCGGGCGGCACGGGGCTCGCGCCGATCCTGTCGATGCTGCGGTGCTTGGCCGAATTTCAGGAGATGGCCGACGCGCGACTGTTCTTCGGCGTCAATGAGGAAAGCGAACTGTTCATGCTCGACGAGCTGGCGCGATTGCAGGCCGACCTGCCGCCATTGCGAGTCGATCTGTGCGTATGGCGCCCGGGCGGGGCGTGGGCCGGGTTTAGCGGCACGCCGGTCGACGCGTTGCGCGCGGCGCTCGCGCAGGCCGATGCGGCGCCGGACATCTATGTGTGCGGGCCGCCGCCGCTCGTGCAGGGTGTGCGGGAGGTGGCGGTCGCGGCGGGCGTGCCGGATGCGCAGTTCGCGAGCGAGCGTTTCACCGTGTGA
- a CDS encoding aldehyde dehydrogenase: MTSFDTSLVPDGNILIGGEWRRGRGVPYASIYPADQSLNREVSTANAEDAAEAVEAADAAWRRADWAGLKPHQRAQVLYRIADLIMQRHEVLANLQRRDNGKPISETRVLVASAANTFRYFAACLETLDEELTPSRGDYLTMSVYEPIGVIAAITPWNSPIASDAQKLAPALAGGNAVVLKPAEVTPLASLALARICEEAGVPKGVLSVLPGKGSVIGDVLVRHPLVKKVSFTGGTEVGRGIARIAAEKLMPVSLELGGKSPTIVCDDADLDHAVNGVLYGIFSSSGEACIAGSRLFVQRSVYDEFMKRLVAGARKLRVGDPTRPDTQMGPLITAKHRESVERYVALGLEEGGRLLCGGERPSGDGRENGFFYQPTILEGLPNSARICQEEIFGPVLVAMPFDDEASLIAQANDSVFGLAAGIWTRDYKRAWRIARALETGTVWINTYKLFSISTPFSGWKESGMGREKGRLGIREYMQQKSLYWGLNDAPLPWAN, from the coding sequence ATGACTTCTTTCGATACGAGCCTCGTACCCGACGGCAACATCCTGATCGGCGGCGAGTGGCGGCGCGGCCGTGGCGTGCCTTACGCGAGCATCTATCCGGCCGACCAGTCGCTGAATAGGGAAGTGTCGACGGCGAACGCGGAAGACGCGGCCGAAGCCGTCGAGGCCGCCGACGCCGCATGGCGCCGCGCCGACTGGGCCGGGTTGAAGCCGCACCAGCGCGCGCAGGTGCTGTACCGCATCGCGGATCTGATCATGCAGCGCCACGAGGTGCTCGCGAACCTGCAGCGCCGCGACAACGGCAAGCCGATCAGCGAGACGCGCGTGCTAGTGGCGAGCGCCGCGAACACGTTCCGCTATTTCGCGGCCTGCCTCGAAACGCTCGACGAAGAACTGACGCCGTCGCGCGGCGACTACCTGACGATGAGCGTGTACGAGCCGATCGGCGTGATCGCGGCGATCACGCCGTGGAATTCGCCGATCGCGTCCGACGCGCAGAAGCTCGCGCCGGCGCTTGCGGGCGGCAACGCGGTGGTGCTGAAGCCGGCCGAAGTCACGCCGCTCGCGTCGCTGGCGCTCGCGCGCATCTGCGAGGAAGCCGGCGTGCCGAAGGGCGTGCTGAGCGTGCTGCCGGGCAAGGGTTCGGTGATCGGCGACGTGCTCGTGCGTCATCCGCTGGTGAAGAAGGTGTCGTTTACCGGCGGCACCGAAGTGGGCCGCGGCATCGCGCGCATCGCGGCCGAGAAGCTGATGCCCGTGTCGCTCGAACTCGGCGGCAAGTCGCCGACGATCGTATGCGACGACGCCGATCTCGATCACGCGGTCAACGGCGTGCTGTACGGCATCTTCAGCTCGTCGGGCGAGGCCTGCATCGCGGGTTCGCGGCTGTTCGTGCAGCGTTCGGTGTACGACGAATTCATGAAGCGCCTGGTGGCCGGCGCACGCAAGCTGCGGGTGGGCGACCCGACGCGCCCCGACACGCAGATGGGGCCGCTGATCACGGCGAAGCACCGCGAATCGGTGGAGCGCTACGTCGCGCTCGGGCTGGAAGAAGGCGGCCGCCTGCTGTGCGGTGGCGAGCGGCCGTCGGGCGACGGGCGCGAGAATGGCTTCTTCTATCAGCCGACGATTCTCGAGGGCTTGCCGAACAGCGCGCGCATCTGCCAGGAAGAAATTTTCGGGCCCGTGCTCGTCGCGATGCCGTTCGACGACGAAGCGTCGCTGATCGCGCAGGCCAACGACAGCGTATTCGGTCTTGCCGCCGGCATCTGGACGCGCGACTACAAGCGTGCATGGCGCATCGCGCGCGCGCTCGAAACGGGCACCGTATGGATCAACACGTACAAGCTGTTCTCGATCTCCACGCCGTTCTCGGGCTGGAAGGAGAGCGGGATGGGCCGCGAGAAGGGTCGTCTCGGCATCCGCGAGTACATGCAGCAAAAGAGCCTTTACTGGGGCTTGAACGACGCGCCGCTGCCGTGGGCGAACTGA
- the hcp gene encoding hydroxylamine reductase, translating to MFCYQCEQTDRTGARPGCASAKGNCGKDATTADLQDLLVHAVKGIAQYGAIARAMGEPDRDADRFVLYAMFTTLTNVNFHAARFVALLREAAQTRDRVKAACEASARAAGTVVPAPQGPAIWQPAGDLAGLLEQAAAVGIDTGLDKVGADIVGLRALVLYGLKGVCAYAHHARVLGYERDDIYEGVEAALEFLAREPDDVNALLAQALELGQLNLTVMELLDSANTGRFGAQQPTAVRVSPVAGKAILVSGHDLGDLHALLEQTAGTGIQVYTHGEMLPAHAYPTLNAFPHLVSNYGGAWQDQQSDFAHFPGPILMTSNCIIEPMPQYRQRIFTTGPVGWPGVRHLEHHDFSTLMRAAQALPGFPATAPEETITVGFGRHAVLGVADQVIDAVKAGQIRHFFLIGGCDGAAPGRNYYTEFAEQAPDDTVVMTLGCNKYRFNRHAFGDIGGIPRLLDVGQCNDSYSAIRIATALADAFDCGVNDLPLSLVISWFEQKAAAVLLTLLALGLRNIRLGPTLPAFVTPGVLAVLVEQFGIQPIGDARTDLAASLARKAA from the coding sequence GTGTTTTGCTATCAATGCGAACAGACCGACCGGACCGGCGCGCGGCCCGGCTGCGCATCGGCGAAAGGCAACTGCGGCAAGGATGCAACGACGGCCGACCTGCAGGACCTGCTGGTCCATGCGGTGAAGGGCATCGCGCAATACGGCGCGATCGCGCGCGCGATGGGCGAGCCCGATCGCGACGCGGATCGGTTCGTGCTGTACGCGATGTTCACGACGCTGACCAACGTGAACTTCCATGCGGCACGCTTCGTCGCGCTGCTGCGCGAAGCGGCGCAGACGCGCGACCGCGTGAAAGCCGCATGCGAAGCAAGCGCGCGGGCCGCGGGAACGGTCGTTCCCGCGCCGCAGGGGCCGGCGATATGGCAGCCGGCGGGCGATCTCGCCGGCCTGCTGGAACAGGCCGCGGCCGTCGGCATCGACACGGGCCTCGACAAGGTGGGCGCGGACATTGTCGGCCTGCGCGCGCTGGTGCTGTACGGGCTGAAGGGCGTGTGCGCGTACGCGCATCATGCGCGGGTGCTCGGCTACGAGCGCGACGACATTTACGAGGGCGTCGAGGCGGCGCTCGAGTTTCTCGCGCGCGAACCCGACGACGTCAACGCGCTGCTCGCGCAGGCGCTCGAACTCGGCCAACTGAACCTGACGGTGATGGAGTTGCTCGACAGCGCGAATACCGGCCGCTTCGGCGCGCAGCAGCCGACTGCCGTGCGTGTGTCGCCGGTGGCGGGCAAGGCGATCCTCGTGTCGGGCCACGATCTCGGCGATCTGCACGCGCTGCTCGAACAGACGGCCGGCACGGGCATCCAGGTCTACACTCACGGTGAAATGCTGCCGGCCCACGCGTATCCGACGCTCAACGCGTTTCCTCACCTGGTCAGCAACTACGGCGGCGCGTGGCAGGACCAGCAGAGCGACTTCGCGCATTTCCCCGGGCCGATCCTGATGACGTCCAACTGCATCATCGAGCCGATGCCGCAATACCGGCAACGGATCTTCACGACGGGGCCGGTCGGCTGGCCGGGCGTGCGCCATCTCGAGCATCACGATTTCTCGACGCTGATGCGCGCCGCGCAAGCGCTGCCCGGTTTCCCGGCCACGGCGCCGGAGGAGACGATCACGGTCGGGTTCGGCCGGCATGCGGTGCTCGGCGTCGCGGACCAGGTCATCGACGCGGTCAAGGCCGGACAGATTCGCCATTTCTTCCTGATCGGCGGCTGCGACGGCGCGGCGCCGGGCCGCAACTACTACACCGAGTTCGCGGAGCAGGCGCCCGACGATACGGTCGTGATGACGCTCGGCTGCAACAAGTACCGGTTCAACCGGCACGCGTTCGGCGATATCGGCGGCATTCCGCGCCTGCTCGACGTCGGGCAATGCAACGACAGCTATTCGGCGATCCGGATCGCCACGGCGCTCGCCGACGCGTTCGATTGCGGCGTGAACGACCTGCCGCTGTCGCTCGTGATCTCGTGGTTCGAGCAGAAGGCGGCGGCAGTGCTGCTGACGCTGCTCGCGCTCGGCCTGCGCAACATCCGCCTCGGGCCGACGCTGCCGGCATTCGTCACGCCGGGCGTGCTTGCGGTGCTGGTCGAGCAGTTCGGCATCCAGCCGATCGGCGACGCCCGTACCGACCTTGCCGCGTCGCTGGCGCGCAAGGCCGCCTGA
- a CDS encoding M24 family metallopeptidase, producing MHALGPGDDVLREWADVGLVLPDLAAMRRYRLARIRQELVRRDYVGIVLYDPVNIRYAVDSTNMQVWTLHNACRYAFVPAEGPVILWEFDHCDFLNHHTGSVDEIRPCVPWFHFCAGDRADEQAARWADEIAAVVRQHGGGNLRLAIDHCDSEGVAALERLGISLYNGEAPMEEARRIKCDDEIRAMRCAIHACEAGIAVMHRHLEPGITEQRLWSYLHAENIARGGEWIETRLLASGPRCNPWYQECSSRTIENGDLVAFDTDLVGTFGFCVDTSRTWLCGDNTPTAEQREIYRLAYEQVQHNIALLRPGLTHHDLTHRALRYAPNEFRHYSCLYHGVGLCDEAPNIYFPESWQSWGYDGVIEPGMVLCVESYLGRIDGGPGVKLEEQVLITDTGHEVLTAYPFEDRLLA from the coding sequence ATGCACGCGCTGGGTCCCGGCGACGACGTGCTCCGCGAATGGGCCGACGTCGGGCTGGTACTGCCGGATCTCGCTGCAATGAGGCGCTATCGGCTGGCGCGCATTCGTCAGGAACTGGTTCGCCGCGACTACGTGGGCATCGTTCTCTACGATCCCGTGAATATTCGTTATGCCGTCGACAGCACCAACATGCAGGTCTGGACGCTGCACAATGCGTGCCGCTATGCGTTCGTTCCGGCGGAAGGCCCGGTGATCCTGTGGGAATTCGACCACTGCGACTTCCTGAATCATCACACCGGGTCAGTCGATGAAATCCGGCCATGCGTGCCGTGGTTTCATTTCTGCGCAGGCGATCGCGCGGACGAGCAGGCCGCGCGCTGGGCCGACGAAATCGCGGCCGTCGTTCGGCAGCATGGCGGCGGCAACCTGCGCCTTGCCATCGATCATTGCGATTCCGAGGGCGTCGCCGCGCTCGAACGGCTCGGCATTAGCCTCTACAACGGCGAAGCGCCGATGGAGGAAGCGCGCAGAATCAAGTGCGACGATGAAATCCGCGCGATGCGGTGCGCCATTCACGCATGCGAAGCCGGCATCGCCGTCATGCATCGGCATCTTGAGCCGGGGATCACGGAGCAACGCCTGTGGAGCTACCTGCACGCCGAGAACATCGCACGTGGCGGCGAATGGATCGAGACACGATTGCTCGCATCCGGGCCACGCTGCAACCCGTGGTACCAGGAGTGCAGCAGCCGCACGATCGAAAACGGCGATCTCGTCGCGTTCGATACGGATCTGGTCGGTACTTTCGGTTTTTGCGTCGACACGTCGCGCACCTGGCTCTGCGGCGACAACACGCCCACTGCCGAGCAGCGCGAAATCTACCGGCTCGCGTACGAGCAGGTGCAGCACAACATCGCGCTGCTGCGCCCGGGCCTCACGCATCACGACCTGACCCATCGCGCGCTGCGCTACGCACCAAACGAATTCCGGCACTACTCGTGCCTGTATCACGGCGTCGGGTTATGCGACGAAGCACCGAACATCTACTTCCCTGAATCGTGGCAGTCGTGGGGTTATGACGGTGTCATCGAACCCGGCATGGTGCTGTGTGTCGAGAGCTATCTCGGACGGATCGACGGCGGCCCGGGCGTGAAACTCGAGGAGCAAGTACTGATCACCGACACGGGGCACGAAGTGCTGACGGCCTACCCGTTCGAAGACCGGCTTCTCGCGTAG
- a CDS encoding DUF3079 domain-containing protein, which produces MAKKFPLHPVHPERICWGCDNYCPTHAMRCGNGSSRTQHPSELLGDDWYRYGDWGIECADADNATEAGEQS; this is translated from the coding sequence ATGGCCAAGAAATTTCCGCTGCATCCCGTGCATCCGGAGAGGATCTGCTGGGGATGCGACAACTACTGCCCGACGCACGCGATGCGTTGCGGCAACGGCTCCAGCCGCACGCAGCACCCGAGCGAACTGCTCGGCGACGACTGGTATCGATACGGCGACTGGGGTATCGAATGTGCGGACGCCGACAACGCGACCGAAGCCGGCGAGCAGTCATAG
- a CDS encoding VOC family protein has translation MSILGIEQITYGVDDLATCRRFFADWGLKEVAHDDTRARFETMNGCTVLAVKADDPALPPAFEAGPTLREVTWGVATQQELDALRDKLAGQPGYYTHDDAVGCIDPNGMAIRVEVTRKRSLDITGSPSNVWGQTLRVDQPSPIYARAEPVEVGHVVFFTNCLAAQETFYHDLLGFEMSDRYPGRGAFMRCAPHGGHHDLFLLALPNGKRGLNHVAFTVRDIHEVFGGGMHIDRCGWETQLGPGRHPVSSAYFWYFQNPAGGLIEYYADEDVLTPEWQPREFEPGPTVFAEWAVDGGLDGNTRRQKNAKAPEGKFMTERKS, from the coding sequence ATGAGCATTTTGGGAATCGAGCAGATCACGTACGGCGTCGACGACCTCGCGACCTGCCGGCGCTTTTTCGCCGACTGGGGGCTGAAGGAAGTCGCGCACGACGACACGCGCGCGCGCTTCGAGACGATGAACGGCTGCACCGTGCTGGCCGTCAAGGCCGACGATCCGGCGCTGCCGCCCGCGTTCGAAGCGGGGCCGACACTGCGTGAAGTCACGTGGGGCGTCGCGACGCAACAGGAACTCGACGCGCTGCGCGACAAGCTCGCCGGCCAGCCGGGCTACTACACGCACGACGATGCGGTGGGCTGCATCGATCCGAACGGGATGGCGATCCGTGTCGAAGTCACGCGCAAGCGCTCGCTCGACATCACGGGCTCGCCGTCGAACGTGTGGGGGCAGACGCTGCGCGTCGACCAGCCGAGCCCGATCTATGCACGCGCGGAGCCGGTCGAGGTCGGGCATGTCGTGTTCTTCACGAACTGCCTCGCCGCGCAGGAAACGTTCTATCACGACCTGCTCGGCTTCGAGATGTCGGACCGCTACCCGGGCCGTGGCGCGTTCATGCGCTGCGCGCCGCACGGCGGCCACCACGACCTGTTCCTGCTCGCGCTGCCGAATGGCAAGCGCGGCCTGAACCACGTCGCGTTCACCGTGCGCGATATCCATGAAGTGTTCGGTGGCGGCATGCACATCGACCGCTGCGGCTGGGAAACCCAGCTCGGCCCGGGCCGCCACCCGGTGTCGTCCGCGTACTTCTGGTACTTCCAGAATCCGGCCGGCGGCCTGATCGAGTACTACGCGGACGAGGACGTCCTGACGCCCGAGTGGCAGCCGCGCGAATTCGAGCCGGGCCCGACTGTGTTCGCCGAGTGGGCCGTCGACGGCGGCCTCGACGGCAACACGCGCCGGCAGAAAAACGCGAAGGCGCCGGAAGGCAAGTTCATGACGGAGCGCAAATCATGA
- a CDS encoding CBU_0592 family membrane protein, which produces MNAADAIGIVGVICYQVAYAGLQLGRMLRDDRLYFYLNLFGPCCLLYSLLFHFNLAAAVSQVLWLVWSLLGVAKGARARRRKAIAAAGTHMIADGSALHATNGFAHTPSVAHTVLPASGDHATASGKRTDGLC; this is translated from the coding sequence ATGAACGCCGCGGACGCAATTGGCATCGTAGGTGTGATCTGCTATCAAGTCGCCTATGCGGGGCTGCAACTCGGCCGCATGCTACGCGACGACCGCCTGTACTTCTATCTGAACCTGTTCGGCCCCTGCTGCCTGCTGTATTCGCTGCTGTTTCATTTCAATCTCGCGGCCGCAGTCAGCCAGGTGCTCTGGCTCGTGTGGAGTCTGCTCGGCGTTGCCAAGGGCGCGCGGGCGCGGCGCCGGAAAGCGATTGCCGCTGCCGGCACTCACATGATCGCCGACGGATCCGCGCTGCACGCGACGAATGGATTTGCCCACACCCCAAGCGTCGCGCACACCGTCCTTCCCGCTTCCGGCGACCACGCGACGGCTTCGGGGAAGCGGACCGACGGGCTGTGCTGA